The following proteins are co-located in the Helicobacter acinonychis genome:
- the prmC gene encoding peptide chain release factor N(5)-glutamine methyltransferase — MTLSQALNKAKKGLSQKGFRGGLESEILLGFVLQKERVFLHTHAHLELNHREEMRFFELVKKRLNDYPIEYLLESCSFYGRSFFVNEHVLIPRPETEILVQKALDIISQYHLKEVGEIGIGSGCISVSLALENPNLSIYASDISQNALEVASKNIERFDLKKCLFLKKTHLWDHMPTTPMLVSNPPYIAKGYPLDKSVLKEPHEALFGGIKGDEILKEIIFLAAELKIPFLVCEMGYDQLKSLKECLEFCGYDAKFYKDLSGFDRGFVGILKSFLR; from the coding sequence ATGACCCTTTCACAAGCCCTAAACAAAGCCAAAAAAGGATTATCCCAAAAAGGTTTTAGGGGGGGGTTAGAGTCTGAAATTTTGTTAGGCTTTGTTTTGCAAAAAGAGAGGGTTTTTTTGCACACGCATGCACATTTAGAATTAAACCATAGAGAAGAAATGCGTTTTTTTGAATTGGTAAAAAAACGCTTGAACGACTACCCCATAGAGTATTTACTAGAAAGCTGCAGTTTTTATGGGCGCTCTTTTTTTGTGAATGAGCATGTTTTAATCCCACGGCCTGAAACGGAGATTTTAGTTCAAAAAGCGTTGGATATTATTTCTCAATACCATTTAAAAGAGGTGGGCGAAATAGGCATAGGGAGCGGTTGCATTTCGGTGAGTTTGGCTTTAGAAAACCCTAATCTCTCTATTTATGCGAGCGATATTTCACAAAACGCTTTAGAAGTGGCGTCAAAAAATATTGAACGCTTTGACTTGAAAAAGTGCCTTTTCTTAAAAAAAACGCATCTTTGGGATCATATGCCAACAACACCAATGCTTGTCTCTAACCCACCCTATATCGCTAAAGGTTATCCTTTGGATAAATCCGTTTTAAAAGAACCGCATGAAGCCCTTTTTGGTGGGATCAAAGGCGATGAAATCTTAAAAGAAATCATTTTTTTAGCCGCTGAATTGAAAATCCCTTTTTTGGTTTGTGAAATGGGGTATGATCAGTTGAAAAGCTTGAAAGAATGCTTGGAATTTTGCGGTTATGATGCAAAGTTTTACAAGGATTTGAGTGGCTTTGATAGAGGGTTTGTAGGTATTTTAAAAAGTTTTTTAAGATAA
- a CDS encoding HpaA family protein gives MKKGSLALVLGSLLVSGAFYTALAEEMPTKHQHNNMGESVELHFYYPIKGKQEPKNSHLVVLVEPNIEVNKVIPEDYQKEFEKSLVFQLSSLLEKKGYSVSSFKDVSEIPQDTKEKALLVLRMDGNMAILEDLVEENDATREEKVIDMSSGYLNLNFVEPKSEDIIHSFGVDISKIKAVIERVVLDRMNSGGFVPKTFIHKIKETDHDRAIKKIMNQAYHKVMAQVSKELNKKNMGRYEKMASEMKNRK, from the coding sequence ATGAAAAAAGGTAGTTTGGCGTTAGTTTTAGGATCGTTGTTAGTGAGTGGGGCGTTTTATACGGCTTTAGCTGAAGAAATGCCCACAAAGCACCAACATAATAATATGGGCGAGTCGGTAGAATTGCATTTTTACTATCCTATTAAAGGCAAGCAAGAACCTAAAAATAGCCATTTAGTCGTGTTGGTTGAACCTAACATAGAGGTTAATAAAGTTATCCCTGAAGATTATCAAAAAGAGTTTGAAAAGTCTTTAGTCTTTCAGTTGAGCAGTTTGTTAGAAAAAAAGGGTTATAGCGTTTCGTCATTCAAAGATGTTAGCGAGATCCCCCAAGACACAAAAGAAAAGGCGTTGCTCGTTTTACGCATGGATGGGAATATGGCGATTTTAGAAGATTTGGTGGAAGAAAACGATGCAACGAGAGAAGAAAAAGTGATTGACATGTCTTCAGGGTATTTGAATTTGAATTTTGTTGAACCCAAAAGTGAAGACATTATCCATAGTTTTGGCGTTGATATTTCAAAAATTAAAGCTGTGATTGAACGAGTGGTGTTGGATCGCATGAATTCTGGAGGTTTTGTCCCTAAAACTTTTATACATAAGATTAAGGAAACCGATCATGACAGAGCCATTAAAAAGATCATGAATCAAGCTTACCACAAAGTTATGGCACAAGTTTCTAAAGAGTTGAATAAAAAGAACATGGGGCGTTATGAAAAAATGGCGAGCGAGATGAAAAACCGCAAGTAG
- a CDS encoding glycosyltransferase family 10 domain-containing protein: protein MFQPLLDAYTDSAYSDASDHKPPLNIAIANWWGGTKGFEASVLYFILSWRYKIALHENPNKPADLVFSNPLGQARKILSYQNTKRVFYTGENEAPNFNLFDYAIGFDGLDFKERYLRMPLYYARLHDKAQSVNDTTAPYTLKSDSLYALKKPTHRFKEYHPHLCSVVKGESDPFKRGFASFVASNANAPIRNAFCEALNSVEPVTGGGAVKNTLGYNVTNKSEFLSQHKFNLCFENAQGYGYVTEKIIDAYFSHTIPIYWGSPSVAQDFNPKSFVNVHDFKDFDGAIDYIRYLHTHENAYLDMLYENPLNVIDGKACFYQDLSFKKILDFFKTILENDTIYHNNPFVFDRDLHEPLVSIDNLRADLLLLKDNYDGLKTDYDHLFKSALPLLELSQTTSFKIYHKIYQKTLPLLCMARKLVKK, encoded by the coding sequence ATGTTCCAACCCCTACTAGACGCTTATACAGACAGCGCTTATTCAGATGCATCAGACCACAAGCCCCCCTTAAATATAGCCATAGCGAATTGGTGGGGAGGCACTAAAGGATTTGAAGCGAGCGTTCTTTATTTTATCTTAAGTTGGCGTTATAAAATCGCCCTTCATGAAAACCCCAACAAACCTGCAGACCTAGTTTTTAGTAACCCCCTTGGACAAGCTAGAAAAATCCTATCGTATCAAAACACTAAACGAGTGTTTTACACCGGCGAAAATGAAGCGCCCAATTTCAACCTCTTTGATTACGCCATAGGCTTTGATGGATTGGATTTTAAAGAGCGTTATTTAAGGATGCCTTTGTATTATGCCCGTTTGCATGATAAGGCTCAAAGCGTGAATGACACCACTGCACCCTACACTCTTAAATCTGATAGCCTTTATGCTTTAAAAAAGCCTACCCATCGTTTTAAAGAATACCACCCTCATTTATGCTCTGTAGTGAAAGGCGAGAGTGACCCTTTTAAAAGAGGGTTTGCAAGTTTTGTAGCGAGTAACGCTAACGCCCCTATAAGGAACGCTTTCTGTGAGGCTTTAAATTCTGTTGAGCCAGTTACTGGGGGAGGAGCAGTGAAAAACACTCTAGGCTATAATGTCACAAACAAGAGCGAGTTTTTAAGCCAACACAAGTTTAATCTCTGTTTTGAAAACGCTCAAGGCTATGGCTATGTGACTGAAAAAATCATTGACGCTTATTTTAGCCACACTATCCCTATTTATTGGGGGAGTCCTAGCGTGGCGCAAGACTTTAACCCTAAAAGTTTTGTGAATGTGCATGATTTTAAAGATTTTGATGGAGCGATTGATTATATAAGATACTTGCACACCCACGAAAACGCGTATTTAGACATGCTTTATGAAAACCCTTTAAATGTGATTGATGGGAAAGCTTGTTTTTACCAAGATTTGAGTTTTAAAAAAATCTTAGATTTTTTTAAAACGATTTTAGAAAATGACACGATTTACCACAATAACCCTTTTGTTTTTGATCGCGATTTGCATGAGCCATTAGTGTCAATTGATAATTTGAGAGCGGATTTATTGCTGCTAAAGGATAATTATGATGGTTTGAAAACAGACTATGACCATCTCTTCAAGAGCGCCTTACCTTTATTGGAATTGTCTCAAACCACCTCTTTTAAAATCTATCACAAAATCTACCAAAAAACCTTACCCTTACTGTGCATGGCAAGAAAGTTAGTTAAAAAGTAA
- the guaA gene encoding glutamine-hydrolyzing GMP synthase, producing the protein MIVVLDFGSQYTQLIARRLRESGIYAEIVPFFESTENIQKKAPKGLILSGGPASVYAKDAYTPSEKIFDLNLPILGICYGMQYLVDFFGGAVACANEQEFGKAALEIIQDSVIFKGVKAKSLVWMSHMDKVITLPKGFTTIAKSPNSLHCAIESGKVFGLQFHPEVIQSEEGGKILENFALLVCGCEKTWGMQNFAQKEMTRLKEKISDARVLCAVSGGVDSTVVATLLHRAIKDNLIAVFVDHGLLRKNEKEKVQAMFKDLQIPLNTIDAKEIFLSKLKGVSEPELKRKIIGETFIEVFEKEAKKHHLKGKIEFLAQGTLYPDVIESVSVKGPSKVIKSHHNVGGLPEWMDFKLIEPLRELFKDEVRLLGKELGVSQDFLMRHPFPGPGLAVRILGEVSESKIKCLQEADFIFIEELKKANLYDKVWQAFCVLLNAHSVGVMGDNRTYENAICLRAVDASDGMTASFSHLGHSFLEKVSNRITNEVSGINRVVYDITSKPPGTIEWE; encoded by the coding sequence ATGATTGTAGTATTAGATTTTGGGAGCCAATACACACAGCTGATTGCTAGAAGATTAAGAGAGAGCGGGATTTACGCTGAAATAGTCCCCTTTTTTGAAAGCACAGAAAACATCCAAAAAAAAGCCCCTAAAGGCTTGATTTTGAGTGGGGGGCCAGCGAGCGTGTATGCTAAAGACGCTTACACGCCCAGTGAAAAAATCTTTGATTTGAATCTACCGATTTTAGGGATTTGCTATGGCATGCAGTATTTGGTGGATTTTTTTGGGGGGGCAGTGGCTTGCGCGAATGAGCAAGAGTTTGGCAAGGCCGCTTTAGAGATCATTCAAGATTCTGTGATTTTTAAAGGCGTGAAAGCAAAAAGTCTCGTGTGGATGAGTCATATGGATAAGGTCATAACATTGCCTAAAGGTTTCACTACCATTGCAAAAAGCCCTAATTCGCTCCATTGTGCGATTGAAAGCGGCAAGGTTTTTGGCTTGCAATTCCACCCAGAAGTCATTCAAAGCGAAGAGGGGGGAAAAATTTTAGAAAATTTTGCCCTTTTAGTTTGTGGCTGTGAAAAAACTTGGGGGATGCAAAATTTCGCTCAAAAAGAAATGACGCGATTAAAAGAAAAAATTTCTGACGCTAGGGTTTTATGCGCGGTGAGTGGGGGCGTGGATTCTACAGTGGTCGCTACGCTATTACACAGAGCCATTAAGGATAATTTGATCGCTGTTTTTGTCGATCATGGCTTGTTGCGTAAAAATGAAAAAGAAAAAGTCCAAGCGATGTTTAAGGATTTGCAAATCCCTTTAAACACCATAGACGCTAAAGAAATCTTTTTGTCTAAATTAAAGGGCGTGAGTGAGCCTGAATTGAAGCGAAAAATCATCGGCGAGACTTTTATTGAAGTGTTTGAAAAAGAAGCCAAAAAGCACCATTTGAAAGGCAAAATTGAATTTTTAGCCCAAGGCACTTTATACCCTGATGTGATTGAATCCGTGAGCGTTAAAGGGCCTTCAAAAGTGATAAAATCCCACCATAATGTGGGCGGACTGCCTGAATGGATGGACTTTAAGCTCATAGAGCCTTTAAGGGAATTGTTTAAAGATGAGGTGCGTTTGTTGGGTAAAGAACTGGGCGTTAGCCAAGATTTTTTAATGCGCCACCCTTTTCCAGGGCCTGGACTTGCTGTAAGGATTTTGGGCGAGGTTAGTGAGAGTAAAATCAAATGCTTACAAGAAGCGGATTTTATTTTTATAGAAGAGCTTAAAAAAGCGAATTTGTATGACAAGGTTTGGCAAGCTTTTTGCGTGCTGTTGAACGCCCATTCTGTGGGGGTGATGGGGGATAATCGCACTTATGAAAACGCTATTTGTTTAAGGGCGGTGGATGCGAGCGATGGCATGACGGCGAGTTTTTCGCATTTAGGGCATTCTTTTTTAGAAAAGGTTTCTAACCGCATCACCAATGAAGTGAGCGGAATCAATAGGGTGGTGTATGATATTACTTCTAAACCACCAGGAACGATTGAATGGGAATGA
- the gdhA gene encoding NADP-specific glutamate dehydrogenase: MYIEKILQSLQKKYPYQKEFHQAVYEAITSLKPLLDSDKSYQKHAILERLIEPEREIFFRVCWLDDNNQIQVNWGCRVEFNSAIGPYKGGLRFHPSVNESVIKFLGFEQVLKNSLTTLAMGGAKGGSDFDPKGKSEHEIMRFCQAFMNELYRHIGATTDVPAGDIGVGEREIGYLFGQYKKLVNRFEGVLTGKGLTYGGSLCRKESTGYGCVYFAEEMLQERNSSLEGKICSVSGSGNVAIYTIEKLLQIGAKPVTASDSNGMIYDKEGIDLDLLKEIKEARRGRIKEYALEKTSAKYTPVENYPKGGNAIWHVPCFAAFPSATENELSVLDAKTLLSNGCKCVVEGANMPSSNEAVELFLQAKISYGLGKAANAGGVSVSGLEMAQNASMHPWSFEVVDAKLHHIMKEIYKNVSQTAKEFKDPTNFVLGANIAGFRKVASAMIAQGV; the protein is encoded by the coding sequence ATGTATATTGAAAAAATCCTCCAATCTTTACAAAAAAAATACCCTTATCAAAAAGAGTTCCATCAAGCTGTCTATGAAGCTATCACTTCGTTAAAACCCCTTTTAGACAGCGATAAAAGTTACCAAAAGCATGCGATTTTAGAGCGTTTGATTGAGCCTGAAAGAGAGATTTTTTTTAGAGTGTGTTGGCTAGATGATAATAATCAAATCCAAGTCAATTGGGGGTGTAGGGTTGAATTCAATTCGGCTATTGGTCCTTATAAAGGGGGTTTGAGATTCCATCCTAGCGTGAATGAAAGCGTGATCAAATTCTTAGGCTTTGAGCAAGTGTTAAAAAATTCGCTTACTACTTTGGCTATGGGGGGTGCTAAGGGGGGGAGCGATTTTGACCCTAAGGGAAAGAGCGAGCATGAAATCATGCGTTTTTGTCAAGCGTTCATGAATGAATTATACCGCCATATTGGAGCCACAACTGATGTGCCAGCTGGGGATATTGGGGTGGGTGAAAGAGAGATTGGCTATTTGTTTGGGCAATACAAGAAATTAGTCAATCGTTTTGAGGGCGTATTGACCGGTAAGGGGCTTACTTATGGGGGGAGTTTATGCCGAAAAGAATCTACCGGTTATGGGTGCGTGTATTTTGCTGAAGAAATGTTACAGGAAAGAAACAGCTCTTTAGAGGGTAAGATTTGCAGCGTTTCTGGGAGCGGTAATGTCGCTATTTATACGATTGAAAAATTGCTTCAAATAGGTGCTAAACCGGTAACTGCAAGCGATTCTAATGGCATGATTTATGATAAAGAGGGCATTGATTTAGATCTTTTAAAAGAGATTAAAGAAGCGCGTCGTGGGAGGATTAAAGAATACGCTTTAGAAAAAACAAGCGCGAAATACACGCCTGTAGAAAACTACCCCAAAGGGGGGAATGCAATATGGCATGTGCCTTGTTTTGCAGCTTTTCCTAGCGCGACAGAGAATGAATTGAGCGTTTTAGACGCCAAAACCCTCCTTTCTAACGGATGTAAATGCGTGGTTGAAGGGGCAAACATGCCCTCAAGCAATGAAGCGGTTGAATTGTTTTTGCAGGCTAAGATTTCTTATGGTTTAGGCAAGGCGGCTAATGCTGGGGGGGTGAGCGTGAGCGGTTTGGAAATGGCACAAAATGCGAGCATGCACCCATGGAGTTTTGAAGTGGTGGATGCAAAATTACACCATATTATGAAAGAGATTTATAAAAATGTCTCTCAAACCGCTAAAGAGTTTAAAGACCCTACTAATTTTGTTTTAGGGGCTAATATCGCTGGTTTTAGAAAGGTAGCGTCTGCGATGATAGCCCAAGGGGTTTAA
- a CDS encoding M48 family metallopeptidase has translation MLDVWIDMIIFIFYLLFFTAPHILGDVLQVYFIRQKLCEKPILLPKKDYEKAGYYAIRKMQLSIVSQFLDGIIFAGWVFFGLTHLEDLTHYLNLSETLGYVVFALSFLAIQSLLSLPISYYTTMHLDKGFGFSKVSLSLFFKDFFKSLLLTLGVGLLLIYILVMIIQHVEHWEISSFVVVFAFMILANLFYPKITQLFNQFTPLNNRNLEKQIESMMDKVGFKSQGIFVMDASKRDGCLNAYFGELGKNKRVVLFDTLFSKVGTDGLLAILGHELGHFKNKDLLKGLGIMGSLLALAFVIISYLPPIVFEGFNVSETPASLITILLLFLPVFSFYAMPLIGFLAASNEYHADKFGASLSSKETLAKALVSIANENKTFPYSHPFYVFLHFTHPPLLECLKALDYKIE, from the coding sequence ATGCTTGATGTATGGATAGATATGATAATTTTTATTTTCTATTTGCTCTTTTTTACGGCTCCTCATATTCTAGGCGATGTTTTGCAAGTGTATTTTATCCGCCAAAAGCTTTGCGAGAAGCCTATTTTGCTCCCCAAAAAGGATTATGAAAAAGCGGGCTATTATGCCATTAGAAAAATGCAATTATCTATTGTTTCTCAATTTTTGGACGGCATCATCTTCGCTGGCTGGGTCTTTTTTGGTCTGACGCATTTAGAAGATTTAACGCATTATTTAAACCTTTCTGAAACGCTAGGTTATGTGGTGTTTGCATTGTCATTTTTAGCGATTCAAAGCCTTTTATCCTTACCGATTAGCTACTATACCACCATGCATTTGGATAAGGGATTTGGTTTTTCTAAAGTGAGTTTATCGTTGTTTTTTAAGGATTTTTTCAAAAGCTTGTTGCTCACTTTAGGCGTGGGGTTGTTATTGATTTACATTCTTGTTATGATCATTCAACATGTAGAGCATTGGGAGATTAGCTCGTTTGTCGTCGTGTTTGCTTTTATGATTTTGGCTAATCTTTTTTACCCTAAAATCACACAGCTTTTCAACCAATTCACCCCCTTAAACAATAGGAATTTGGAAAAGCAAATTGAAAGCATGATGGATAAAGTGGGTTTTAAATCCCAAGGCATTTTTGTGATGGATGCTAGTAAGAGAGATGGGTGCTTGAATGCGTATTTTGGAGAGTTGGGTAAAAATAAACGAGTGGTATTGTTTGACACTTTGTTTTCTAAGGTTGGGACAGATGGGCTTTTAGCGATTTTAGGGCATGAGTTGGGGCATTTCAAAAATAAGGATTTGCTGAAAGGTTTAGGGATTATGGGAAGTTTGCTCGCTTTGGCATTTGTGATCATTTCCTATTTGCCGCCAATCGTCTTTGAAGGCTTTAATGTTTCAGAGACGCCAGCGAGTTTGATCACCATTTTACTTTTGTTTTTGCCGGTATTTTCCTTTTACGCCATGCCTTTGATCGGATTTTTAGCCGCAAGTAATGAATACCATGCCGACAAATTTGGGGCGAGTTTAAGCTCTAAAGAAACTTTAGCCAAAGCTTTAGTGTCTATCGCCAATGAAAATAAGACTTTCCCTTATTCGCACCCCTTCTATGTTTTCTTGCATTTCACACACCCGCCACTTTTAGAGTGCTTGAAAGCTTTGGATTACAAAATTGAATGA
- a CDS encoding histidine triad nucleotide-binding protein has product MNVFEKIIKGELPCSKILENEHFLSFYDINPKAKVHALVIPKKSIQDFNGITPELMAQMTSFIFEVVEKLGIKENGYKLLTNVGKNAGQEVMHLHFHILSGDKH; this is encoded by the coding sequence ATGAATGTGTTTGAAAAGATAATTAAGGGCGAACTTCCTTGTTCTAAAATTTTAGAAAACGAGCATTTTTTGTCCTTTTATGATATTAACCCTAAAGCTAAAGTGCATGCGTTAGTGATCCCTAAAAAAAGCATTCAAGATTTTAATGGCATCACTCCAGAGCTTATGGCGCAAATGACAAGTTTTATTTTTGAAGTGGTGGAAAAATTGGGCATTAAGGAGAATGGTTACAAGCTTTTAACCAATGTGGGTAAAAACGCAGGGCAGGAGGTGATGCATTTGCATTTTCATATTTTAAGTGGGGATAAACATTAA
- the serB gene encoding phosphoserine phosphatase SerB: MQKLAVFDFDSTLINAETIESLARAWGVFDEVNTITLKAMNGETDFHKSLILRVSKLKNMPLKLAKEVCESLPLSEGALELISALKEKNYKVVCFSGGFDLATNYYRDLLNLDAAFSNTLIVENDALNGSVTGHMMFSHSKGGMLLALQRLLNISKDRTLVVGDGANDLSMFQHARIKIAFNAKEILKQHATHCINEPDLALIKPLI; this comes from the coding sequence GTGCAAAAACTAGCCGTTTTTGATTTTGACTCCACGCTTATCAATGCTGAGACGATTGAGTCTTTAGCGAGGGCGTGGGGGGTTTTTGATGAAGTGAATACAATCACTTTGAAAGCCATGAATGGCGAGACAGATTTTCACAAGAGTCTTATTTTAAGGGTCTCCAAACTCAAAAACATGCCTTTAAAACTGGCCAAAGAAGTTTGTGAAAGTCTGCCTTTATCTGAAGGGGCGCTTGAGCTCATTAGCGCTTTAAAAGAGAAAAACTACAAAGTGGTTTGCTTTAGTGGGGGTTTTGATCTAGCGACGAATTATTATAGGGATTTATTAAATTTAGATGCGGCTTTTAGCAACACGCTCATCGTGGAAAATGACGCCTTAAACGGCTCAGTAACTGGGCATATGATGTTTTCGCACTCTAAAGGCGGAATGTTGCTCGCTTTACAACGCTTACTAAATATCAGTAAAGATCGCACTTTAGTCGTGGGCGATGGGGCGAATGACTTGAGCATGTTCCAACATGCCCGCATAAAAATCGCTTTCAACGCTAAAGAAATCTTAAAACAACACGCCACGCATTGCATCAATGAGCCTGATTTAGCGCTAATCAAGCCTTTGATTTGA
- a CDS encoding ferritin, translating to MLSHDTIKLLNEQVNKEMNSSNLYMSMSSWCYTHSLDGAGLFLFDHAAEEYEHAKKLIVFLNENNVPAHFNSISAPEHKFESLTQIFQKAYKHEQDISKSIANIVDHALKSNDYATFNFLQWYVAEQHDEEVLFKDILDKIELIGNENHGLYLADQYIKGIAKGRKS from the coding sequence ATGTTATCACACGATACCATTAAATTATTGAACGAACAAGTTAATAAAGAAATGAACTCTTCTAACTTGTATATGAGCATGAGTTCTTGGTGCTATACCCATAGCTTAGATGGTGCAGGGCTTTTCTTGTTTGACCATGCGGCTGAAGAATACGAGCATGCTAAAAAGCTTATTGTCTTCTTGAACGAAAACAATGTGCCTGCACATTTCAACAGCATCAGCGCGCCTGAGCATAAGTTTGAAAGCTTGACTCAAATTTTCCAAAAAGCTTACAAGCATGAGCAAGACATCAGCAAGTCTATCGCTAACATCGTGGATCACGCTTTAAAAAGCAACGATTATGCGACTTTCAATTTCTTGCAATGGTATGTGGCTGAACAGCATGACGAAGAAGTGCTTTTCAAGGATATTTTGGATAAAATTGAGTTGATTGGTAATGAAAACCACGGCTTGTATTTGGCTGATCAGTATATCAAAGGGATCGCTAAAGGCAGGAAATCTTAA
- a CDS encoding DUF3972 domain-containing protein, producing MDILDLNKAQVAQQDKQEAEIKEKESKEPVVLEDLSALAWLELEEFSHLSGLPKERILELVNIGKIKSKISNNKLLIDASSGTNALIKKVENNLISMDMNGRSLEPVFVEKTINTILNLHDKVISAKDETISAFKNENMFLKDALISMQEVYEEDKKTIDVMRDELNKAREEIEFMKRKYRLMWGKVADMSSVNKK from the coding sequence TTGGATATTTTAGATTTAAACAAAGCACAAGTGGCACAACAAGATAAGCAAGAGGCAGAAATTAAAGAAAAAGAGTCTAAAGAGCCGGTGGTTTTAGAAGATTTGAGTGCTTTAGCGTGGCTTGAATTAGAGGAGTTTAGCCATCTTTCAGGGCTTCCTAAAGAAAGGATCTTAGAGTTAGTGAATATTGGTAAAATTAAAAGCAAAATAAGTAACAACAAGCTTTTAATTGATGCGAGCAGTGGGACAAACGCCTTGATTAAAAAAGTGGAAAACAATTTGATTTCTATGGATATGAATGGGCGTTCTTTAGAGCCTGTGTTTGTAGAAAAGACCATTAACACGATTTTAAATTTGCATGATAAAGTCATTAGCGCTAAAGATGAAACGATTTCAGCCTTTAAAAATGAAAACATGTTTTTAAAAGACGCTCTAATCTCTATGCAAGAAGTCTATGAAGAAGATAAAAAAACCATTGATGTCATGCGAGATGAACTCAATAAAGCGAGGGAAGAAATTGAATTTATGAAAAGGAAATACCGCTTGATGTGGGGGAAAGTCGCCGACATGAGCAGCGTGAATAAAAAGTAA
- a CDS encoding aminotransferase class V-fold PLP-dependent enzyme — MQAFLNRSFAPLLNPNESPLEQVKSSIILKKGVSYFDWGASGLASALVEKRVKSLLPYYANPHSIASKHAILMGMLLNECQERLKCSLNLSEDHCVLSAGYGASSAIKKFQEILGVCIPSKTKKNLEPYLKDMALKRVIVGPYEHHSNEISWREGLCEVVRIPLNGHGLLDLEILEQHLKKSPNSLVSISAASNVTGLLTPLKEVSLLCKKYQATLALDLANFSTHANPKDCEYKTGFYAPHKLLGGVGGCGLLGISKDLIDTQIAPSFSAGGVIKYANHTRHEFIDELPLREEFGTPGLLQFYRSALAYQLRDECGLDFIHKKENNLLRVLMHGLKDLPAINIYGNLTAHRVGVVAFNIGGISPYDLARVLSYEYAIETRAGCSCAGPYGHDLLNLNAQKSSDFNTKPGWLRVSLHFTHSINDIDYLLDSLKKAVKKLR; from the coding sequence GTGCAAGCGTTTTTAAATAGGAGTTTCGCTCCCTTACTTAACCCTAACGAAAGCCCTTTAGAGCAGGTTAAATCTAGTATTATTTTAAAAAAAGGGGTGTCTTATTTTGACTGGGGGGCTTCAGGTTTAGCGAGTGCTTTAGTGGAAAAGCGCGTGAAATCTCTACTGCCTTATTATGCGAACCCTCATTCTATCGCTTCTAAACATGCGATTTTAATGGGTATGCTTTTAAATGAGTGTCAAGAGAGGTTAAAGTGCTCTTTAAATTTAAGCGAAGATCATTGCGTTTTGAGTGCAGGGTATGGGGCGAGCTCAGCGATTAAGAAATTTCAAGAAATTTTAGGGGTGTGTATCCCTTCAAAAACAAAGAAGAATTTAGAGCCGTATTTAAAGGATATGGCTTTAAAGCGTGTGATTGTAGGGCCTTATGAGCATCATTCCAATGAAATTAGCTGGCGTGAAGGCTTGTGTGAAGTGGTGCGTATCCCTTTAAATGGGCATGGCTTATTGGATTTAGAAATTTTAGAGCAACATTTAAAAAAATCCCCCAATAGTTTGGTTTCTATAAGTGCAGCTTCTAATGTAACTGGGTTGCTTACGCCCTTAAAAGAAGTTTCATTATTGTGTAAGAAATACCAAGCTACTTTAGCTTTGGATTTAGCGAATTTTAGCACGCATGCTAACCCTAAAGATTGCGAATATAAAACCGGTTTTTATGCCCCTCATAAGCTTTTAGGGGGTGTTGGGGGGTGTGGTCTTTTGGGTATTTCTAAAGATTTGATTGACACTCAAATCGCTCCGAGTTTTAGTGCAGGGGGTGTGATTAAATACGCTAACCATACAAGGCATGAATTTATTGATGAATTGCCTTTGAGAGAAGAGTTTGGCACGCCAGGGTTGTTGCAATTTTATAGGAGCGCTTTGGCGTATCAATTAAGAGATGAATGCGGTTTGGACTTTATCCATAAGAAAGAAAATAACCTTTTAAGAGTGCTTATGCATGGTTTAAAAGACTTGCCCGCCATCAATATTTATGGGAATTTAACAGCACATCGTGTGGGGGTGGTGGCTTTTAATATTGGAGGGATTTCGCCTTATGATTTAGCGAGAGTTTTAAGTTATGAATACGCTATTGAAACTCGGGCAGGTTGCTCTTGTGCAGGGCCTTATGGGCATGATTTATTGAATCTTAACGCCCAAAAGTCAAGCGATTTTAATACTAAACCTGGATGGCTTAGAGTGAGCTTACACTTCACGCATTCCATAAACGATATTGATTATTTGCTAGATAGCTTGAAAAAAGCGGTTAAAAAATTGCGTTAA